Proteins from a single region of Arctopsyche grandis isolate Sample6627 chromosome 1, ASM5162203v2, whole genome shotgun sequence:
- the LOC143911791 gene encoding uncharacterized protein LOC143911791 isoform X2, translating into MVLDGVRYPRASAGAFSGVSNGQFYGGTYQAPENGPPIVNRFGNPPANGFPSPIPNSYGGSYAPQFPFGPFIPPFQNSNDFNGFFREYFKTFNDNLAARRISNTPHSSSSSGVSLSFGNTPIENDSTFTKNFEFQRAAFEAAQNAFQKTSSDRFGGSGYGPNLQYGPNFAGGAAASSASFGPGGGHLSAGTYPENAANPNVHTRFSSTGPGKGGTYGVSSTSFSTSSNIGGKKTGYKEASTTVNDNGKVTTYTVKN; encoded by the exons ATGGTGTTAG ACGGAGTAAGGTATCCAAGGGCATCAGCCGGAGCATTTTCTGGTGTTTCCAATGGCCAATTCTATGGAGGAACTTATCAAGCACCCGAGAATGGACCACCGATTGTGAACAGATTTGGAAACCCTCCAGCGAACGGTTTTCCATCACCAATACCAAATTCTTATGGTGGCTCTTATGCGCCTCAGTTCCCATTCGGACCTTTTATTCCTCCTTTCCAAAATTCAAACGACTTCAACGGTTTCTTCCGGGAGTACTTCAAGACATTCAATGATAACCTAGCTGC ACGTCGGATAAGCAACACTCCACACAGTTCTTCATCTTCTGGTGTCTCTTTGAGCTTTGGTAATACTCCCATAGAAAATGATAG TACTTTTACGAAAAACTTTGAATTCCAAAGAGCTGCTTTTGAGGCGGCCCAAAACGCTTTCCAAAAGACAAGCAGCGATAGATTTGGAGGAAGCGGATATGGACCTAATCTTCAATATGGACCAAACTTCGCCGGAGGAGCAGCTGCATCCAGTGCCTCTTTTGGGCCTGGGGGTGGACACTTATCCGCAGGAACATATCCCGAAAATGCT GCTAATCCCAATGTACACACTCGCTTCAGCAGCACTGGACCTGGAAAAGGTGGCACTTATGGAGTATCGTCAACATCGTTTTCTACCAGTTCCAATATTGGAGGCAAAAAAACTGGCTATAAAGAAGCTTCAACTACTGTGAACGATAACGGAAAAGTGACAACGTACACTGTTAAAAATTAA
- the LOC143911791 gene encoding uncharacterized protein LOC143911791 isoform X4, whose amino-acid sequence MVLDGVRYPRASAGAFSGVSNGQFYGGTYQAPENGPPIVNRFGNPPANGFPSPIPNSYGGSYAPQFPFGPFIPPFQNSNDFNGFFREYFKTFNDNLAATFTKNFEFQRAAFEAAQNAFQKTSSDRFGGSGYGPNLQYGPNFAGGAAASSASFGPGGGHLSAGTYPENAANPNVHTRFSSTGPGKGGTYGVSSTSFSTSSNIGGKKTGYKEASTTVNDNGKVTTYTVKN is encoded by the exons ATGGTGTTAG ACGGAGTAAGGTATCCAAGGGCATCAGCCGGAGCATTTTCTGGTGTTTCCAATGGCCAATTCTATGGAGGAACTTATCAAGCACCCGAGAATGGACCACCGATTGTGAACAGATTTGGAAACCCTCCAGCGAACGGTTTTCCATCACCAATACCAAATTCTTATGGTGGCTCTTATGCGCCTCAGTTCCCATTCGGACCTTTTATTCCTCCTTTCCAAAATTCAAACGACTTCAACGGTTTCTTCCGGGAGTACTTCAAGACATTCAATGATAACCTAGCTGC TACTTTTACGAAAAACTTTGAATTCCAAAGAGCTGCTTTTGAGGCGGCCCAAAACGCTTTCCAAAAGACAAGCAGCGATAGATTTGGAGGAAGCGGATATGGACCTAATCTTCAATATGGACCAAACTTCGCCGGAGGAGCAGCTGCATCCAGTGCCTCTTTTGGGCCTGGGGGTGGACACTTATCCGCAGGAACATATCCCGAAAATGCT GCTAATCCCAATGTACACACTCGCTTCAGCAGCACTGGACCTGGAAAAGGTGGCACTTATGGAGTATCGTCAACATCGTTTTCTACCAGTTCCAATATTGGAGGCAAAAAAACTGGCTATAAAGAAGCTTCAACTACTGTGAACGATAACGGAAAAGTGACAACGTACACTGTTAAAAATTAA
- the LOC143911791 gene encoding uncharacterized protein LOC143911791 isoform X1 translates to MIGRIAPLLLLVAVAGKIDALQNGVRYPRASAGAFSGVSNGQFYGGTYQAPENGPPIVNRFGNPPANGFPSPIPNSYGGSYAPQFPFGPFIPPFQNSNDFNGFFREYFKTFNDNLAARRISNTPHSSSSSGVSLSFGNTPIENDSTFTKNFEFQRAAFEAAQNAFQKTSSDRFGGSGYGPNLQYGPNFAGGAAASSASFGPGGGHLSAGTYPENAANPNVHTRFSSTGPGKGGTYGVSSTSFSTSSNIGGKKTGYKEASTTVNDNGKVTTYTVKN, encoded by the exons ACGGAGTAAGGTATCCAAGGGCATCAGCCGGAGCATTTTCTGGTGTTTCCAATGGCCAATTCTATGGAGGAACTTATCAAGCACCCGAGAATGGACCACCGATTGTGAACAGATTTGGAAACCCTCCAGCGAACGGTTTTCCATCACCAATACCAAATTCTTATGGTGGCTCTTATGCGCCTCAGTTCCCATTCGGACCTTTTATTCCTCCTTTCCAAAATTCAAACGACTTCAACGGTTTCTTCCGGGAGTACTTCAAGACATTCAATGATAACCTAGCTGC ACGTCGGATAAGCAACACTCCACACAGTTCTTCATCTTCTGGTGTCTCTTTGAGCTTTGGTAATACTCCCATAGAAAATGATAG TACTTTTACGAAAAACTTTGAATTCCAAAGAGCTGCTTTTGAGGCGGCCCAAAACGCTTTCCAAAAGACAAGCAGCGATAGATTTGGAGGAAGCGGATATGGACCTAATCTTCAATATGGACCAAACTTCGCCGGAGGAGCAGCTGCATCCAGTGCCTCTTTTGGGCCTGGGGGTGGACACTTATCCGCAGGAACATATCCCGAAAATGCT GCTAATCCCAATGTACACACTCGCTTCAGCAGCACTGGACCTGGAAAAGGTGGCACTTATGGAGTATCGTCAACATCGTTTTCTACCAGTTCCAATATTGGAGGCAAAAAAACTGGCTATAAAGAAGCTTCAACTACTGTGAACGATAACGGAAAAGTGACAACGTACACTGTTAAAAATTAA
- the LOC143911791 gene encoding uncharacterized protein LOC143911791 isoform X3, producing MIGRIAPLLLLVAVAGKIDALQNGVRYPRASAGAFSGVSNGQFYGGTYQAPENGPPIVNRFGNPPANGFPSPIPNSYGGSYAPQFPFGPFIPPFQNSNDFNGFFREYFKTFNDNLAATFTKNFEFQRAAFEAAQNAFQKTSSDRFGGSGYGPNLQYGPNFAGGAAASSASFGPGGGHLSAGTYPENAANPNVHTRFSSTGPGKGGTYGVSSTSFSTSSNIGGKKTGYKEASTTVNDNGKVTTYTVKN from the exons ACGGAGTAAGGTATCCAAGGGCATCAGCCGGAGCATTTTCTGGTGTTTCCAATGGCCAATTCTATGGAGGAACTTATCAAGCACCCGAGAATGGACCACCGATTGTGAACAGATTTGGAAACCCTCCAGCGAACGGTTTTCCATCACCAATACCAAATTCTTATGGTGGCTCTTATGCGCCTCAGTTCCCATTCGGACCTTTTATTCCTCCTTTCCAAAATTCAAACGACTTCAACGGTTTCTTCCGGGAGTACTTCAAGACATTCAATGATAACCTAGCTGC TACTTTTACGAAAAACTTTGAATTCCAAAGAGCTGCTTTTGAGGCGGCCCAAAACGCTTTCCAAAAGACAAGCAGCGATAGATTTGGAGGAAGCGGATATGGACCTAATCTTCAATATGGACCAAACTTCGCCGGAGGAGCAGCTGCATCCAGTGCCTCTTTTGGGCCTGGGGGTGGACACTTATCCGCAGGAACATATCCCGAAAATGCT GCTAATCCCAATGTACACACTCGCTTCAGCAGCACTGGACCTGGAAAAGGTGGCACTTATGGAGTATCGTCAACATCGTTTTCTACCAGTTCCAATATTGGAGGCAAAAAAACTGGCTATAAAGAAGCTTCAACTACTGTGAACGATAACGGAAAAGTGACAACGTACACTGTTAAAAATTAA
- the LOC143911721 gene encoding uncharacterized protein LOC143911721, with protein MYTKILLSVLTVYILNNQSGVALGISSKLEFGDDAKLVEKSNLEIVDDVQIFKGKTSNLDGKMDEDSKESAEDESTKIKVTNGKSEKLREEDVVCNGKKCVIEIENASNGRKTLTDIHVKISTASDDNSNAKKENKSDDYDVPIIKGYASAKPEDINKKDKTNVGVHVHNYNPSIVRSEDSSEDVPSIYIQIPKGNQNNWHDYLDSRFNTDQRPHQPTHGLPQRPYQPSQHPQVFHPYNIGNTNSQNDHHNYIPSGWTSGWKPISPSYQNPGDYYHYNVNNKENGFSGSVPQYVNYCSCTRKPVYPQKPTHRPQSRNNERPLNPWFSYETTPKTVIDDKISPPFSNNKPQRRGYA; from the exons atgtatacgaaGATTCTTCTTTCTGTTCTCACGGTGTACATATTGAACAACCAATCTG gAGTCGCTTTGGGAATCTCCTCAAAGTTAGAATTCGGCGATGATGCTAAATTGGTGGAGAAATCTAACTTGGAAATAGTTGATGATGTTCAAATTTTTAAAGGTAAAACATCAAACCTAGACGGAAAAATGGACGAAGACTCTAAAGAATCTGCAGAGGACGAGTCGACGAAAATAAAGGTAACCAATGGAAAATCAGAAAAGTTAAGAGAAGAAGATGTGGTGTGCAATGGTAAAAAGTGCGTCattgaaatagaaaatgcaTCGAACGGAAGAAAAACTTTGACAGATATTCACGTTAAGATTTCTACGGCGTCTGATGATAATTCCAATgctaaaaaagaaaacaaatcagACGACTATGATGTGCCAATAATTAAAGGTTACGCCAGTGCTAAACCTGAAGACATCAATAAAAAGGACAAAACCAATGTCGGTGTACACGTGCACAACTATAACCCGAGCATTGTTCGTTCGGAAGATTCGAGTGAAGATGTTCCatcaatttacatacaaatccCCAAAGGAAATCAAAACAATTGGCATGATTATCTAGATTCCAGATTTAATACTGATCAACGACCACATCAACCAACACATGGACTACCACAACGACCATATCAGCCATCACAACATCCACAAGTATTCCATCCTTACAATATAGGAAATACCAACAGTCAAAATGACCATCATAACTACATTCCGTCTGGATGGACTTCTGGCTGGAAACCAATTTCTCCCAGTTATCAAAATCCAGGCGATTATTACCACTATAATGTCAACAATAAAGAAAACGGTTTTTCTGGTTCAGTTCCTCAATATGTAAACTATTGCAGTTGTACTAGAAAACCAGTATATCCACAAAAACCAACGCATCGTCCGCAATCTCGGAACAATGAAAGACCTTTAAATCCGTGGTTTTCATATGAAACTACCCCAAAAACCGTGATCGATGATAAAATATCTCCACCATTTAGCAATAATAAGCCTCAAAGGAGAGGATATGCATAA